One Roseomonas sp. OT10 DNA segment encodes these proteins:
- a CDS encoding chaperone NapD: MPDEFHVSSLVVHCHRERAAGVAAVLGGMDGVEVHGGVPEGRLVVTLETTTESDIVERLGQVQCLDGVLAANLVFHQFEPSHPREAGAGKADPAKANPGQASAGGHTHGSLTP, encoded by the coding sequence ATGCCTGACGAGTTCCACGTCTCCAGCCTCGTCGTGCATTGCCACAGGGAGCGCGCTGCCGGGGTCGCGGCCGTCCTGGGCGGCATGGACGGCGTGGAGGTCCATGGCGGGGTGCCGGAGGGCAGGCTCGTCGTCACGCTCGAGACAACGACCGAGAGCGACATCGTCGAGCGCCTGGGCCAGGTCCAGTGCCTCGATGGCGTCCTCGCGGCCAACCTCGTCTTCCACCAGTTCGAACCGTCCCATCCCAGGGAAGCCGGTGCCGGGAAAGCCGATCCCGCGAAAGCCAATCCTGGGCAAGCCAGTGCCGGGGGCCACACACATGGATCTCTCACGCCGTGA
- a CDS encoding 4Fe-4S dicluster domain-containing protein, whose product MASSAQLGRRGLLLGRSARAQIPDDRPPAAARPPVAAIARSCLAFHGVACMSCRDACPTGAIRFSLVRGGAVPRVESEACTGCADCAPVCPAAAIAVAAPAAGGIADA is encoded by the coding sequence ATGGCCTCCTCCGCCCAGCTCGGCCGGCGCGGCCTCCTCCTCGGCCGATCCGCTCGCGCCCAAATCCCGGATGATCGGCCGCCGGCCGCCGCGCGCCCGCCGGTGGCCGCCATCGCGCGCTCCTGCCTCGCCTTCCACGGCGTCGCCTGCATGAGCTGCCGGGACGCCTGTCCCACCGGGGCCATCCGCTTCTCCCTCGTCCGCGGCGGCGCCGTCCCGCGCGTGGAGTCGGAGGCCTGCACGGGCTGCGCGGATTGCGCCCCCGTCTGCCCCGCCGCCGCCATCGCGGTCGCGGCGCCCGCGGCCGGGGGGATTGCCGATGCCTGA
- a CDS encoding periplasmic nitrate reductase, NapE protein, translating into MSTGATEVDPKARSRRRQEGLVFLILAVLIWPFIAVGVVAGWGFLVWMYYLFTGPPGPV; encoded by the coding sequence GTGAGCACCGGGGCCACAGAGGTCGATCCGAAGGCGCGGTCGCGGCGGCGGCAGGAAGGCCTCGTCTTTCTGATCCTCGCCGTGCTGATCTGGCCCTTCATTGCCGTCGGCGTCGTCGCGGGCTGGGGCTTCCTGGTCTGGATGTACTACCTGTTCACCGGCCCGCCGGGCCCGGTGTGA
- a CDS encoding Crp/Fnr family transcriptional regulator, giving the protein MAREGDPAFLGRTPLFRNLSDEALEAIAATATPRLFRAGQIMFLQGHEPSYLHLLVRGWVKISHGTPGGDALTIRVMEPGDVPGCVAVFRRTPYPATATAIVDSQVLAWAAETFASLLKQHPGLARNALDMVGGRTEEMLQRLREFAMEPVERRIARVLLRLVGQAGQPAEDGTEVGFPLSRQDIAEMAGTTLHTVSRTLRAWERCGLVSGGRQRVAIRDGQALRAIAGRG; this is encoded by the coding sequence ATGGCCCGAGAGGGGGACCCAGCCTTCCTAGGCCGAACGCCGCTGTTCAGGAACCTCTCCGACGAGGCCCTGGAGGCCATCGCGGCCACGGCCACCCCGCGCCTCTTCCGTGCCGGGCAGATCATGTTCCTGCAGGGCCACGAGCCGAGCTACCTCCATCTGCTCGTAAGGGGGTGGGTCAAGATCAGCCATGGGACCCCGGGCGGCGATGCCCTGACGATCCGGGTCATGGAGCCGGGGGACGTTCCCGGCTGCGTCGCCGTCTTCCGTCGGACCCCCTACCCGGCCACGGCGACGGCGATCGTGGACAGCCAGGTCCTGGCCTGGGCGGCGGAAACCTTCGCCAGCCTCCTGAAGCAGCATCCCGGCCTGGCCCGGAACGCCCTCGACATGGTCGGCGGCCGGACCGAAGAGATGCTCCAGCGGCTGCGGGAGTTCGCGATGGAACCGGTCGAGCGCCGCATCGCCCGGGTGTTGCTGCGCCTGGTGGGGCAGGCCGGGCAGCCGGCGGAGGACGGCACGGAGGTGGGCTTCCCGCTTTCCCGCCAGGACATCGCCGAGATGGCCGGCACCACGCTCCACACCGTCAGCCGGACACTGCGCGCCTGGGAGCGCTGCGGCCTCGTCTCAGGGGGGAGGCAGCGCGTCGCCATCCGCGATGGCCAGGCGCTCAGGGCCATCGCCGGGAGGGGCTGA